The Bos indicus x Bos taurus breed Angus x Brahman F1 hybrid chromosome 15, Bos_hybrid_MaternalHap_v2.0, whole genome shotgun sequence genome includes a window with the following:
- the OMP gene encoding olfactory marker protein, with amino-acid sequence MAEDEPKPSQLSMPLVLDRDLTKQMRLRMESLTQRGQKRQDGEKLLRPSESVYRIDFIQQHRLQFERWDVVLDQPGKVTITGTSQNWTPDLTNLMTRQLLDPAAIFWRKEDSEAMDWNEADALEFGERLSDLAKIRKVMYFLITFSEGLEPANLKASVVFNQL; translated from the coding sequence ATGGCAGAGGACGAGCCGAAGCCTTCTCAGCTCAGCATGCCCTTAGTCTTGGACCGGGACCTGACCAAGCAGATGCGGCTGCGCATGGAGAGCCTGACGCAGCGCGGGCAGAAGCGCCAGGATGGCGAGAAGCTGCTGCGGCCGTCCGAGTCCGTGTATCGCATTGACTTCATCCAGCAGCACAGGCTGCAGTTTGAGCGCTGGGACGTTGTGCTCGACCAGCCGGGCAAGGTCACCATCACGGGCACCTCCCAGAACTGGACGCCCGACCTCACCAACCTCATGACGCGGCAGCTGCTCGACCCCGCGGCTATCTTCTGGCGGAAGGAGGACTCGGAGGCCATGGACTGGAATGAGGCCGACGCCCTGGAGTTCGGGGAGCGCCTGTCCGACCTGGCCAAGATCCGCAAGGTCATGTACTTCCTCATCACCTTCAGCGAGGGCCTCGAGCCCGCCAACCTCAAGGCTTCCGTGGTCTTTAACCAGCTCTGA